In Rana temporaria chromosome 3, aRanTem1.1, whole genome shotgun sequence, a single window of DNA contains:
- the LOC120933808 gene encoding non-receptor tyrosine-protein kinase TNK1-like isoform X3 produces MVTEEGSDWLTQLLREVQLEQFYKSIRDELNVTRPGHFDFVKPFDLDHIGMGRPAQRRLLEALKRRKPPIRPKTWMYKMFANRGSESPESPSDLDSSSPPNLLPFSVSPSSHRGESDYSLKCLINDRDLHLMERLGDGCFGVVRRGEWRIPGGRTVNVAVKTLRTDAGSDPEILQDFLQEVNSMYALDHQHLIRLYGVVLTQPMKMVTELAPLGSLHDALRSRYGAYPLQLLWSYSIQIASGMSYLESQKFIHRDLATRNVLLMSDEMVKIGDFGLTRALRANDEQYIMSARRRIPFAWCSPESLKIGTFSHSSDVWMFGVTMWEMFTYGQEPWLGLAGRQILMKIDREGERLEHPDDCPLALYNIMMKCWAQKPEQRPNFSTLISLLQDVKPQEVRVIQEVNNPSWLPLDVGDVVTVIDVGSDSQPWRGQNQRTVRIGPFPSAVISPEDLSRSRNSISLSTNLGKISLVDVENNKRIRVKEGQRRAGGGAASRIKSEETMMRMQRLSRSLESLSDFDLMHSKPQSHHTPKQRGRDLESMTSPPREPSPRRMSDLPPRRMLANIRPLPPPKPKMSAPKDRFLGPPTVDHPIQQMIRNKDKFPSPSILVPGETHPVPRLPAESKSAGYRAITAEAELQKKIKEVEECVHGVTTEESREALRNFGGDVTRAVQSLKVEQLYNICRFSKEECQRILDKCRWNLESASRYVLRRPQPH; encoded by the exons ATGGTGACCGAAGAGGGGAGCGACTGGCTCACCCAACTCTTACGGGAGGTCCAACTTGAACAGTTCTACAAGAGTATCCGCGATGAGCTCAATGTCACCCGACCGGGACACTTCGACTTTGTCAAACCTTTCGACTTGGACCATATCGGGATGGGGAGACCAG CTCAGAGAAGACTCTTAGAAGCTTTAAAGCGAAGGAAGCCGCCCATCCGCCCCAAAACATGGATGTACAAG ATGTTTGCAAACAGAGGCTCTGAGAGCCCCGAATCACCCTCAGATCTGGACTCCTCATCTCCCCCCAACCTATTGCCCTTTTCTGTGTCGCCCTCCTCCCATCGTGGGGAAAGTGACTACTCCTTGAAGTGTCTGATCAATGACCGAGACCTGCACCTGATGGAGCGTCTGGGGGATGGTTGCTTTGGAGTGGTCCGTAGAGGAGAGTGGAGGATTCCTGGTGGAAGGACA GTGAATGTTGCTGTGAAAACCCTTCGTACAGATGCCGGCTCTGACCCTGAAATTCTTCAGGACTTCCTGCAAGAAGTGAATTCCATGTACGCCTTGGATCACCAACATCTCATCCGACTCTACGGGGTGGTTCTGACCCAGCCAATGAAAATG GTCACAGAGTTGGCACCTCTCGGCTCTCTACACGATGCTCTGCGTTCCCGCTATGGAGCATATCCCCTGCAGCTCTTGTGGTCGTACTCCATCCAGATCGCCTCTGGAATGAGCTACCTCGAAAGCCAGAAGTTCATCCACAGGGACCTGGCAACACGGAATGTCCTGCTCATGAGCGATGAGATGGTAAAGatcggtgattttggcctgacaaGAGCGCTGAGGGCGAACGATGAACAATACATCATGTCTGCTCGCCGCAGGATACCCTTTGCATG GTGTTCACCAGAAAGCTTGAAGATCGGCACCTTCTCTCACTCATCAGATGTCTGGATGTTTGGGGTCACCATGTGGGAAATGTTCACCTATGGACAGGAGCCCTGGTTGGGCCTTGCTGGGAGACAG ATATTAATGAAGATTGACCGAGAAGGAGAGCGATTGGAACATCCGGATGATTGTCCTCTCGCTTTGTACAACATCATGATGAAGTGTTGGGCGCAAAAACCTGAACAGAGGCCAAATTTCAGCACTCTCATCAGCCTTCTCCAAGAT GTGAAACCACAAGAGGTCCGTGTTATTCAAGAAGTGAACAATCCCTCTTGGCTGCCCTTGGATGTTGGGGACGTTGTCACCGTCATTGATGTTGG GTCGGACTCTCAGCCCTGGAGAGGACAGAATCAGCGGACTGTTAGGATTGGACCATTCCCCTCTGCCGTCATCTCCCCAGAGGACTTGTCACGCTCCCGAAACTCTATCAGCTTGTCCACCAATCTTGGGAAGATCTCTCTTGTGGATGTAGAAAATAA CAAAAGAATCCGAGTAAAAGAAGGTCAAAGGAGAGCAGGAGGGGGCGCTGCTAGTCGTATCAAATCTGAGGAGACGATGATGCGTATGCAAC GTCTGTCTAGAAGTTTGGAGTCCCTCTCTGACTTTGACTTAATGCACAGCAAGCCACAAAGCCACCACACACCCAAGCAACGTGGGCGAGATCTGGAGAGCATGACATCGCCACCTCGCGAGCCATCCCCAAGAAGAATGAGCGACCTTCCACCACGGCGCATGCTGGCCAACATTCGACCCCTACCTCCTCCCAAGCCGAAAATGTCGGCTCCTAAGGATCGGTTCCTTGGCCCCCCTACAGTGGATCACCCCATACAACAGATGATTCGCAATAAAGATAAATTCCCATCTCCTTCGATCCTGGTTCCAGGAGAGACGCACCCAGTCCCTCGTCTGCCGGCAGAAAGTAAATCCGCGGGGTACAGAGCCATTACTGCAGAAGCTGAGCTTCAAAAGAAGATTAAAGAG GTGGAGGAGTGCGTACATGGAGTGACCACAGAAGAGAGCCGCGAGGCTCTACGCAATTTTGGAGGGGACGTAACACGGGCGGTGCAGTCTTTAAAG GTGGAGCAGCTGTACAACATCTGCCGCTTCAGCAAGGAAGAATGCCAACGCATCCTGGATAAATGCAGGTGGAACCTGGAGTCGGCTTCCCGCTACGTTCTGCGGCGCCCACAACCTCACTGA
- the LOC120933808 gene encoding non-receptor tyrosine-protein kinase TNK1-like isoform X1: protein MRSAAAAERGAEEESGRTGVEMVTEEGSDWLTQLLREVQLEQFYKSIRDELNVTRPGHFDFVKPFDLDHIGMGRPAQRRLLEALKRRKPPIRPKTWMYKMFANRGSESPESPSDLDSSSPPNLLPFSVSPSSHRGESDYSLKCLINDRDLHLMERLGDGCFGVVRRGEWRIPGGRTVNVAVKTLRTDAGSDPEILQDFLQEVNSMYALDHQHLIRLYGVVLTQPMKMVTELAPLGSLHDALRSRYGAYPLQLLWSYSIQIASGMSYLESQKFIHRDLATRNVLLMSDEMVKIGDFGLTRALRANDEQYIMSARRRIPFAWCSPESLKIGTFSHSSDVWMFGVTMWEMFTYGQEPWLGLAGRQILMKIDREGERLEHPDDCPLALYNIMMKCWAQKPEQRPNFSTLISLLQDVKPQEVRVIQEVNNPSWLPLDVGDVVTVIDVGSDSQPWRGQNQRTVRIGPFPSAVISPEDLSRSRNSISLSTNLGKISLVDVENNKRIRVKEGQRRAGGGAASRIKSEETMMRMQRLSRSLESLSDFDLMHSKPQSHHTPKQRGRDLESMTSPPREPSPRRMSDLPPRRMLANIRPLPPPKPKMSAPKDRFLGPPTVDHPIQQMIRNKDKFPSPSILVPGETHPVPRLPAESKSAGYRAITAEAELQKKIKEVEECVHGVTTEESREALRNFGGDVTRAVQSLKVEQLYNICRFSKEECQRILDKCRWNLESASRYVLRRPQPH, encoded by the exons ATGAGATCCGCCGCTGCCGCCGAGAGGGGGGCCGAGGAGGAGAGCGGACGGACAG GTGTGGAGATGGTGACCGAAGAGGGGAGCGACTGGCTCACCCAACTCTTACGGGAGGTCCAACTTGAACAGTTCTACAAGAGTATCCGCGATGAGCTCAATGTCACCCGACCGGGACACTTCGACTTTGTCAAACCTTTCGACTTGGACCATATCGGGATGGGGAGACCAG CTCAGAGAAGACTCTTAGAAGCTTTAAAGCGAAGGAAGCCGCCCATCCGCCCCAAAACATGGATGTACAAG ATGTTTGCAAACAGAGGCTCTGAGAGCCCCGAATCACCCTCAGATCTGGACTCCTCATCTCCCCCCAACCTATTGCCCTTTTCTGTGTCGCCCTCCTCCCATCGTGGGGAAAGTGACTACTCCTTGAAGTGTCTGATCAATGACCGAGACCTGCACCTGATGGAGCGTCTGGGGGATGGTTGCTTTGGAGTGGTCCGTAGAGGAGAGTGGAGGATTCCTGGTGGAAGGACA GTGAATGTTGCTGTGAAAACCCTTCGTACAGATGCCGGCTCTGACCCTGAAATTCTTCAGGACTTCCTGCAAGAAGTGAATTCCATGTACGCCTTGGATCACCAACATCTCATCCGACTCTACGGGGTGGTTCTGACCCAGCCAATGAAAATG GTCACAGAGTTGGCACCTCTCGGCTCTCTACACGATGCTCTGCGTTCCCGCTATGGAGCATATCCCCTGCAGCTCTTGTGGTCGTACTCCATCCAGATCGCCTCTGGAATGAGCTACCTCGAAAGCCAGAAGTTCATCCACAGGGACCTGGCAACACGGAATGTCCTGCTCATGAGCGATGAGATGGTAAAGatcggtgattttggcctgacaaGAGCGCTGAGGGCGAACGATGAACAATACATCATGTCTGCTCGCCGCAGGATACCCTTTGCATG GTGTTCACCAGAAAGCTTGAAGATCGGCACCTTCTCTCACTCATCAGATGTCTGGATGTTTGGGGTCACCATGTGGGAAATGTTCACCTATGGACAGGAGCCCTGGTTGGGCCTTGCTGGGAGACAG ATATTAATGAAGATTGACCGAGAAGGAGAGCGATTGGAACATCCGGATGATTGTCCTCTCGCTTTGTACAACATCATGATGAAGTGTTGGGCGCAAAAACCTGAACAGAGGCCAAATTTCAGCACTCTCATCAGCCTTCTCCAAGAT GTGAAACCACAAGAGGTCCGTGTTATTCAAGAAGTGAACAATCCCTCTTGGCTGCCCTTGGATGTTGGGGACGTTGTCACCGTCATTGATGTTGG GTCGGACTCTCAGCCCTGGAGAGGACAGAATCAGCGGACTGTTAGGATTGGACCATTCCCCTCTGCCGTCATCTCCCCAGAGGACTTGTCACGCTCCCGAAACTCTATCAGCTTGTCCACCAATCTTGGGAAGATCTCTCTTGTGGATGTAGAAAATAA CAAAAGAATCCGAGTAAAAGAAGGTCAAAGGAGAGCAGGAGGGGGCGCTGCTAGTCGTATCAAATCTGAGGAGACGATGATGCGTATGCAAC GTCTGTCTAGAAGTTTGGAGTCCCTCTCTGACTTTGACTTAATGCACAGCAAGCCACAAAGCCACCACACACCCAAGCAACGTGGGCGAGATCTGGAGAGCATGACATCGCCACCTCGCGAGCCATCCCCAAGAAGAATGAGCGACCTTCCACCACGGCGCATGCTGGCCAACATTCGACCCCTACCTCCTCCCAAGCCGAAAATGTCGGCTCCTAAGGATCGGTTCCTTGGCCCCCCTACAGTGGATCACCCCATACAACAGATGATTCGCAATAAAGATAAATTCCCATCTCCTTCGATCCTGGTTCCAGGAGAGACGCACCCAGTCCCTCGTCTGCCGGCAGAAAGTAAATCCGCGGGGTACAGAGCCATTACTGCAGAAGCTGAGCTTCAAAAGAAGATTAAAGAG GTGGAGGAGTGCGTACATGGAGTGACCACAGAAGAGAGCCGCGAGGCTCTACGCAATTTTGGAGGGGACGTAACACGGGCGGTGCAGTCTTTAAAG GTGGAGCAGCTGTACAACATCTGCCGCTTCAGCAAGGAAGAATGCCAACGCATCCTGGATAAATGCAGGTGGAACCTGGAGTCGGCTTCCCGCTACGTTCTGCGGCGCCCACAACCTCACTGA
- the LOC120933808 gene encoding non-receptor tyrosine-protein kinase TNK1-like isoform X2: MVWIKSAAVLLLSGRLSGVEMVTEEGSDWLTQLLREVQLEQFYKSIRDELNVTRPGHFDFVKPFDLDHIGMGRPAQRRLLEALKRRKPPIRPKTWMYKMFANRGSESPESPSDLDSSSPPNLLPFSVSPSSHRGESDYSLKCLINDRDLHLMERLGDGCFGVVRRGEWRIPGGRTVNVAVKTLRTDAGSDPEILQDFLQEVNSMYALDHQHLIRLYGVVLTQPMKMVTELAPLGSLHDALRSRYGAYPLQLLWSYSIQIASGMSYLESQKFIHRDLATRNVLLMSDEMVKIGDFGLTRALRANDEQYIMSARRRIPFAWCSPESLKIGTFSHSSDVWMFGVTMWEMFTYGQEPWLGLAGRQILMKIDREGERLEHPDDCPLALYNIMMKCWAQKPEQRPNFSTLISLLQDVKPQEVRVIQEVNNPSWLPLDVGDVVTVIDVGSDSQPWRGQNQRTVRIGPFPSAVISPEDLSRSRNSISLSTNLGKISLVDVENNKRIRVKEGQRRAGGGAASRIKSEETMMRMQRLSRSLESLSDFDLMHSKPQSHHTPKQRGRDLESMTSPPREPSPRRMSDLPPRRMLANIRPLPPPKPKMSAPKDRFLGPPTVDHPIQQMIRNKDKFPSPSILVPGETHPVPRLPAESKSAGYRAITAEAELQKKIKEVEECVHGVTTEESREALRNFGGDVTRAVQSLKVEQLYNICRFSKEECQRILDKCRWNLESASRYVLRRPQPH, encoded by the exons GTGTGGAGATGGTGACCGAAGAGGGGAGCGACTGGCTCACCCAACTCTTACGGGAGGTCCAACTTGAACAGTTCTACAAGAGTATCCGCGATGAGCTCAATGTCACCCGACCGGGACACTTCGACTTTGTCAAACCTTTCGACTTGGACCATATCGGGATGGGGAGACCAG CTCAGAGAAGACTCTTAGAAGCTTTAAAGCGAAGGAAGCCGCCCATCCGCCCCAAAACATGGATGTACAAG ATGTTTGCAAACAGAGGCTCTGAGAGCCCCGAATCACCCTCAGATCTGGACTCCTCATCTCCCCCCAACCTATTGCCCTTTTCTGTGTCGCCCTCCTCCCATCGTGGGGAAAGTGACTACTCCTTGAAGTGTCTGATCAATGACCGAGACCTGCACCTGATGGAGCGTCTGGGGGATGGTTGCTTTGGAGTGGTCCGTAGAGGAGAGTGGAGGATTCCTGGTGGAAGGACA GTGAATGTTGCTGTGAAAACCCTTCGTACAGATGCCGGCTCTGACCCTGAAATTCTTCAGGACTTCCTGCAAGAAGTGAATTCCATGTACGCCTTGGATCACCAACATCTCATCCGACTCTACGGGGTGGTTCTGACCCAGCCAATGAAAATG GTCACAGAGTTGGCACCTCTCGGCTCTCTACACGATGCTCTGCGTTCCCGCTATGGAGCATATCCCCTGCAGCTCTTGTGGTCGTACTCCATCCAGATCGCCTCTGGAATGAGCTACCTCGAAAGCCAGAAGTTCATCCACAGGGACCTGGCAACACGGAATGTCCTGCTCATGAGCGATGAGATGGTAAAGatcggtgattttggcctgacaaGAGCGCTGAGGGCGAACGATGAACAATACATCATGTCTGCTCGCCGCAGGATACCCTTTGCATG GTGTTCACCAGAAAGCTTGAAGATCGGCACCTTCTCTCACTCATCAGATGTCTGGATGTTTGGGGTCACCATGTGGGAAATGTTCACCTATGGACAGGAGCCCTGGTTGGGCCTTGCTGGGAGACAG ATATTAATGAAGATTGACCGAGAAGGAGAGCGATTGGAACATCCGGATGATTGTCCTCTCGCTTTGTACAACATCATGATGAAGTGTTGGGCGCAAAAACCTGAACAGAGGCCAAATTTCAGCACTCTCATCAGCCTTCTCCAAGAT GTGAAACCACAAGAGGTCCGTGTTATTCAAGAAGTGAACAATCCCTCTTGGCTGCCCTTGGATGTTGGGGACGTTGTCACCGTCATTGATGTTGG GTCGGACTCTCAGCCCTGGAGAGGACAGAATCAGCGGACTGTTAGGATTGGACCATTCCCCTCTGCCGTCATCTCCCCAGAGGACTTGTCACGCTCCCGAAACTCTATCAGCTTGTCCACCAATCTTGGGAAGATCTCTCTTGTGGATGTAGAAAATAA CAAAAGAATCCGAGTAAAAGAAGGTCAAAGGAGAGCAGGAGGGGGCGCTGCTAGTCGTATCAAATCTGAGGAGACGATGATGCGTATGCAAC GTCTGTCTAGAAGTTTGGAGTCCCTCTCTGACTTTGACTTAATGCACAGCAAGCCACAAAGCCACCACACACCCAAGCAACGTGGGCGAGATCTGGAGAGCATGACATCGCCACCTCGCGAGCCATCCCCAAGAAGAATGAGCGACCTTCCACCACGGCGCATGCTGGCCAACATTCGACCCCTACCTCCTCCCAAGCCGAAAATGTCGGCTCCTAAGGATCGGTTCCTTGGCCCCCCTACAGTGGATCACCCCATACAACAGATGATTCGCAATAAAGATAAATTCCCATCTCCTTCGATCCTGGTTCCAGGAGAGACGCACCCAGTCCCTCGTCTGCCGGCAGAAAGTAAATCCGCGGGGTACAGAGCCATTACTGCAGAAGCTGAGCTTCAAAAGAAGATTAAAGAG GTGGAGGAGTGCGTACATGGAGTGACCACAGAAGAGAGCCGCGAGGCTCTACGCAATTTTGGAGGGGACGTAACACGGGCGGTGCAGTCTTTAAAG GTGGAGCAGCTGTACAACATCTGCCGCTTCAGCAAGGAAGAATGCCAACGCATCCTGGATAAATGCAGGTGGAACCTGGAGTCGGCTTCCCGCTACGTTCTGCGGCGCCCACAACCTCACTGA